From Chryseobacterium shandongense, the proteins below share one genomic window:
- a CDS encoding DEAD/DEAH box helicase family protein, producing the protein MQLPNKYFEDFPIEFKQINPEDFSKIFKTEKTTIELEAMSYLNDVVQKEMKIQRKNTVIINTPVGNGKSYAIIQTIKRFYEAKEEYLIFVASPFVSLVDQYYKSIQKFAGIPDSQIYNYNNIGRTDISYIGKKIQVVTANTLLGNPGEDGYKNSDAKREYLKSLQGHCEKNNIKAVFIYDEIHDTIHNFKEEFIFNLWNWKNVIHKNFIISATFSEASKVVVEYLAELTDRKIQIIESSRKRNPKNESKLLLHYSSVHNFTNETPEIRDTILDILKRGKNIDVLSYSKSLAQSIIADKALGSKLKEKFGEINDCTSENIDNERPENEPPENRFDNDKCNIGTNFKSGVSIQKENHAFVIILPPRATRSTFKNKYGIFSSGVTSIIQAIARKRKKGEIHIILPRPDEFDYEPLKHIFTEEQQYYFKYWYQQIKHSNNKLKDKDKVKYIPLKFQSWFLSDFYEETLKKNVSKGIEYSQTSDRLDLARLDFPPYKNFVLARGEDYLAQTFKIWGADLSAYLTYCAFTNQFVNCNLAQINYKNYLFFKENEIQAGLRKCFDIYFGEGYEDGLFSFSNFNLAYNNFRNRLFEEFTLKFQKKDKEGWETINQFNNPKFERQVLRFVAHTYYGRNYHNQSDYEARTEDREYSRAEYFADGISCARGLNLEEISYNEEEKERVLAFQNLNYFREKLDQNITPHSIGEDSFSFLPVKPFRDFISNDELPKFTQLTEYFRKNDLLIKNGVFEFMRKFDTLTLEKKVNSFYTIMLEDFFVMEQRATLPKINFEGNRRLVKPIQSVKELPAISKTINLIEPPEYKAFVSEDYIISFAEEHYGSLENYYKMLSETLR; encoded by the coding sequence ATGCAGTTACCTAACAAGTATTTTGAAGACTTCCCTATTGAGTTCAAACAAATTAATCCTGAAGACTTTTCTAAGATTTTTAAGACAGAGAAAACTACTATTGAACTAGAAGCAATGAGCTATCTCAATGATGTAGTCCAAAAAGAGATGAAAATCCAGAGAAAGAATACAGTTATAATTAATACTCCTGTAGGTAATGGTAAATCTTATGCAATCATTCAAACCATAAAGAGGTTCTATGAAGCTAAAGAAGAATATCTAATTTTTGTAGCGAGTCCTTTTGTAAGCCTTGTAGACCAATACTATAAAAGTATACAGAAGTTTGCAGGAATACCAGATAGTCAGATATATAATTATAACAATATTGGAAGAACTGATATATCATATATTGGAAAGAAAATTCAGGTTGTTACAGCAAATACTTTATTGGGTAATCCCGGAGAAGATGGGTATAAAAACTCTGATGCTAAAAGAGAGTATTTAAAGTCTCTACAAGGACATTGTGAGAAAAATAACATTAAAGCAGTCTTTATCTATGATGAAATCCATGATACCATACATAACTTTAAGGAAGAGTTCATTTTCAATTTGTGGAACTGGAAGAATGTAATCCATAAAAACTTTATTATCAGTGCTACATTCAGTGAAGCCTCAAAAGTTGTTGTTGAATACCTTGCGGAACTTACAGACAGAAAAATTCAAATTATAGAATCTTCAAGAAAAAGAAATCCAAAAAATGAAAGTAAACTATTACTACATTATAGCTCTGTTCATAACTTTACCAATGAAACTCCCGAAATAAGAGATACTATTTTAGACATCTTAAAAAGAGGTAAAAACATTGATGTCCTTTCTTATTCTAAGTCATTAGCACAATCCATTATAGCTGATAAAGCTTTAGGAAGCAAACTAAAAGAGAAGTTTGGTGAAATTAATGACTGTACTTCTGAAAACATTGATAATGAAAGACCTGAGAATGAGCCACCTGAAAACAGATTTGATAATGATAAATGCAATATAGGAACTAACTTTAAGTCTGGAGTAAGTATTCAAAAAGAAAATCATGCATTTGTTATTATCTTACCTCCAAGAGCAACCAGAAGTACCTTTAAAAACAAATATGGGATTTTTTCAAGTGGTGTTACATCTATAATTCAAGCTATTGCAAGAAAAAGAAAGAAAGGTGAAATACATATTATACTTCCAAGACCTGATGAATTTGATTATGAGCCTCTTAAACATATCTTCACAGAAGAACAGCAATATTACTTCAAATATTGGTATCAACAAATAAAGCACTCTAACAACAAACTAAAGGATAAAGACAAAGTAAAATATATCCCTTTAAAATTTCAAAGTTGGTTTCTATCAGATTTTTATGAAGAAACTTTAAAGAAAAATGTTTCTAAAGGAATAGAGTACTCTCAAACCTCAGATAGACTGGACTTAGCAAGACTGGATTTCCCTCCTTATAAAAACTTTGTTTTGGCTAGAGGGGAAGACTATTTAGCTCAGACCTTCAAAATATGGGGAGCTGATCTGTCAGCATATCTTACATATTGTGCTTTTACCAATCAGTTTGTAAACTGTAATCTGGCTCAAATAAACTATAAAAACTATCTGTTCTTTAAAGAGAATGAAATACAAGCTGGACTAAGGAAATGTTTTGATATCTATTTTGGAGAAGGCTATGAGGATGGGTTGTTTAGCTTTTCAAACTTCAACCTTGCTTATAATAACTTTAGGAATAGATTATTTGAAGAGTTTACTTTAAAGTTTCAAAAGAAAGATAAAGAAGGCTGGGAAACTATTAATCAATTCAACAATCCAAAGTTTGAAAGGCAAGTATTAAGGTTTGTAGCTCATACCTACTATGGAAGAAACTATCACAACCAAAGTGATTATGAAGCTAGAACAGAAGATAGAGAATATTCGCGGGCTGAGTATTTTGCAGATGGAATAAGCTGTGCTAGAGGTTTAAACCTAGAGGAAATAAGTTATAATGAAGAAGAAAAGGAAAGAGTTCTTGCTTTTCAAAACCTTAACTATTTTAGAGAAAAGCTGGATCAGAATATTACACCTCACTCTATTGGAGAGGATAGCTTTAGCTTTCTTCCTGTAAAACCATTCAGAGACTTTATTTCTAATGATGAGCTACCTAAGTTTACTCAACTTACTGAATATTTTCGTAAAAATGATTTGCTAATAAAGAATGGTGTATTTGAGTTCATGAGGAAGTTTGACACTTTAACTCTAGAGAAAAAGGTTAATTCTTTTTATACAATAATGCTTGAAGACTTTTTTGTAATGGAACAAAGGGCAACCCTACCTAAAATTAATTTTGAAGGAAATAGAAGACTAGTAAAACCCATCCAATCTGTGAAAGAGCTTCCTGCTATTAGCAAAACCATTAATCTCATAGAGCCTCCAGAATACAAAGCTTTTGTTTCTGAAGATTATATTATATCTTTTGCAGAAGAACATTATGGAAGTTTGGAGAATTATTACAAAATGCTAAGTGAAACATTAAGATAA
- a CDS encoding SAVED domain-containing protein, which translates to MANNVLARQAGDDYQAKFFWLHASRLNIPHTCVKQVAWEMNGTFGFDDVVVYYDPASKDPSGGDVIQECYQVKFHVDHKRGFSWEALMEPEFIGNKTESILQRLYKNYENDPENFKNKRYILVNSWGLDRNNQLTILLGNNGGIRLNVLFTGGENSVNGKIRKAWKDHIGITSDDILRQVLSTLRIKHSSDDESRLKENLNNHLLISGLQTIPANQRSSKYNDLIQKLHAAGQNIFTKDELIEICKQENLYVGIQESEHVFFRAGVRSFYRGAENLHNEVDGIACLLHCFSGRFILDEYSEMDFINSEIDRLSNLIISAKSPVLLNLDTHLSIAMLLGRNLNPKYGGLDITIVQKTLNGNLMWKPQLENKEIYPSPFWNIEINNGDEKGSDMVLSLSITHDIRADVSDFAISNLTGIKINVEAVITTGVGASSLKDATHTVLALEELIADIRLLKRKHGITGKVHLFMSGPNALAFFLGQRISPLGAVRLYEYDFEQQRSLGYHAILDL; encoded by the coding sequence ATGGCAAACAACGTTTTAGCGAGACAGGCCGGGGATGATTACCAGGCTAAATTTTTCTGGTTACATGCGTCTAGGCTTAATATTCCGCATACTTGCGTCAAACAAGTTGCTTGGGAGATGAATGGAACATTTGGTTTTGATGATGTGGTTGTATATTACGATCCTGCATCAAAAGATCCAAGCGGAGGAGATGTGATCCAAGAATGTTATCAGGTTAAATTTCATGTTGATCATAAAAGAGGTTTTTCGTGGGAAGCCCTTATGGAACCCGAGTTTATAGGAAATAAAACGGAATCAATCTTACAGAGATTATATAAAAACTATGAAAACGATCCTGAGAATTTCAAGAATAAACGATATATACTGGTTAACTCGTGGGGATTAGACCGCAATAATCAACTAACTATACTTTTAGGCAATAATGGAGGAATTAGATTAAATGTTCTTTTTACGGGAGGAGAAAATTCTGTAAATGGAAAAATTCGAAAGGCGTGGAAAGATCATATTGGTATAACAAGCGATGATATTTTAAGGCAAGTACTGTCTACACTTAGGATAAAGCATAGTTCCGATGATGAGAGTCGTCTTAAAGAAAATTTAAACAACCATTTGTTAATATCAGGCTTGCAAACTATCCCGGCAAATCAACGTTCCAGTAAATATAATGATCTGATCCAGAAACTTCACGCTGCAGGGCAGAATATTTTTACAAAGGATGAACTAATTGAAATTTGCAAACAGGAAAATCTTTATGTTGGAATTCAAGAATCAGAGCACGTTTTTTTTAGGGCAGGTGTTCGTAGTTTTTACAGAGGTGCTGAAAATCTTCATAACGAAGTAGATGGTATTGCTTGTTTGCTTCATTGCTTTTCAGGAAGGTTTATATTGGATGAATATTCAGAAATGGACTTTATCAATTCAGAGATCGATAGACTTTCGAATCTGATAATATCCGCAAAATCTCCTGTATTATTAAATCTGGATACACATCTTTCTATTGCGATGTTACTAGGAAGGAATCTGAATCCGAAATATGGCGGTCTGGATATAACTATTGTCCAGAAAACTTTAAATGGAAATCTGATGTGGAAACCGCAACTAGAGAATAAAGAAATATATCCTTCTCCATTTTGGAATATCGAAATTAATAATGGCGATGAAAAAGGAAGTGATATGGTTTTATCTCTTAGCATTACGCATGACATTAGAGCTGATGTATCTGATTTTGCCATATCAAATTTGACTGGTATCAAAATTAATGTGGAAGCTGTTATTACAACTGGTGTGGGGGCAAGTTCCTTAAAGGATGCTACCCATACGGTGTTGGCTCTCGAAGAGTTGATTGCCGATATAAGATTATTAAAGAGAAAACACGGAATTACCGGAAAAGTACATCTTTTTATGTCAGGACCTAATGCTCTGGCCTTCTTTTTAGGACAAAGAATAAGTCCTCTTGGCGCTGTGAGACTTTATGAATACGACTTTGAACAACAGAGGTCATTAGGATATCACGCTATTTTAGATTTATAA
- a CDS encoding ThiF family adenylyltransferase: MLNQDVLHNLEASDELRIARRQLEKIDGYSLVQDFLWNEVLRKWYLVFKISLNLPESEFVTRETEWYLFADDEYPGGDISILPSNENGISSTFQHQEYNLRSDKLDWKSGKICLTETQGSWGRKQYLKEPRSVNLRLKWHVERCLQWIIAASNNTLTEVDDPFELPPFPPRSNVHLVFDEDEASFNNWNSVNTNSGTFEAVRFSRSVDLFLIRHFTVNSCQFKLPWGTRITSLEQEVRYGIWCLIDDIPVLSPWKIPTSFAELKTILQKQNVDLSRLLYDECQTLRKEGRIPSFVLLGFPVAKKIGEKPSLIHWFGFNFPKLPVVNGFRPDCPELINTQIKIASQNNKNIKWICTENWNTKQLNSRGRLKQDISELKILLIGAGSVGSVFIQALVRLGVLNVEVLDMDIVQAGNMSRHILTLNSIGLKKAEALSNHLNGIFPAVKSTFENATLKEVLQKNKNYLTTFDIVIDATGSDDVLKQIGDKLDDGQKFFFVSVSTGYLADSFYLYTRPVNENNRLLDDFNTKIEKWLMIDSQKSSGDEEIIEGVGCWHPLFPARIDDIQMLTGAAIKFFEKQIIQGKQAKLTVISKIYDDHGNFTGLNMSDE, encoded by the coding sequence ATGTTGAATCAGGACGTTTTGCATAATCTTGAGGCGAGTGATGAACTAAGAATCGCAAGAAGGCAGCTAGAAAAAATTGATGGCTATTCATTAGTTCAAGATTTTCTATGGAATGAAGTTCTTCGCAAATGGTATTTAGTCTTTAAAATTTCACTAAATCTGCCGGAGTCCGAATTTGTAACTAGAGAAACTGAGTGGTATTTATTTGCTGATGATGAATATCCCGGTGGAGATATAAGCATTTTACCAAGTAATGAGAATGGTATAAGTTCCACTTTTCAGCATCAGGAATATAATCTTAGAAGTGATAAACTTGACTGGAAATCTGGTAAAATATGCTTAACTGAAACCCAGGGAAGTTGGGGAAGAAAGCAATATTTAAAAGAACCAAGGAGTGTGAATCTCAGGTTAAAATGGCATGTAGAAAGATGTCTGCAATGGATTATAGCAGCTTCAAATAATACTTTGACGGAAGTTGATGACCCTTTTGAATTGCCTCCGTTTCCTCCTCGATCGAATGTTCATTTGGTTTTCGATGAGGATGAAGCATCATTTAATAATTGGAATAGCGTAAATACGAATTCGGGAACATTCGAAGCTGTTAGATTTAGTAGATCAGTAGACTTGTTTTTAATTAGGCACTTTACTGTAAATAGTTGTCAATTTAAGTTGCCTTGGGGAACCCGAATTACAAGCCTAGAACAAGAGGTTAGATACGGTATTTGGTGTTTGATTGATGATATACCCGTTCTCTCACCATGGAAAATTCCTACAAGCTTTGCTGAATTAAAAACTATATTACAAAAACAGAACGTAGATTTGAGCAGGTTGCTATATGATGAATGCCAAACTCTCAGAAAAGAAGGCAGAATACCTTCTTTTGTCCTTTTGGGATTTCCTGTTGCAAAAAAAATAGGAGAAAAACCCAGTCTAATTCATTGGTTTGGTTTCAATTTTCCCAAGCTTCCTGTTGTTAATGGTTTTAGACCGGATTGTCCTGAACTCATAAATACTCAGATAAAGATAGCTTCACAGAATAATAAAAACATTAAATGGATATGTACCGAAAACTGGAATACAAAACAACTGAACAGTAGAGGTCGACTGAAACAAGATATTTCCGAATTGAAAATACTGTTAATAGGTGCGGGCTCTGTTGGTTCAGTTTTCATACAGGCCTTGGTTCGTTTAGGTGTTTTAAATGTAGAAGTGTTAGATATGGATATTGTTCAGGCAGGTAATATGTCAAGACATATATTAACTCTAAATTCTATCGGTTTAAAGAAAGCGGAAGCTTTAAGCAATCATTTAAATGGGATTTTTCCTGCTGTTAAGTCAACGTTTGAAAATGCCACTTTAAAAGAAGTTCTTCAGAAAAATAAAAATTACCTTACTACCTTTGATATTGTTATTGATGCAACTGGTAGTGATGACGTACTGAAACAGATTGGAGATAAATTAGATGACGGACAAAAATTCTTTTTTGTTTCAGTATCGACAGGGTACTTAGCTGATTCATTTTATCTTTATACCCGACCCGTTAATGAGAATAATAGACTATTGGATGACTTTAATACAAAAATTGAAAAATGGTTAATGATAGATTCCCAAAAAAGTTCAGGGGACGAGGAGATTATTGAGGGTGTTGGTTGTTGGCATCCTTTATTTCCTGCCAGAATTGATGACATTCAAATGCTTACAGGAGCTGCCATTAAGTTTTTTGAAAAACAAATAATTCAAGGAAAGCAAGCTAAATTGACAGTAATAAGCAAAATTTATGACGATCATGGGAACTTTACAGGATTAAATATGAGCGACGAATGA
- a CDS encoding Mov34/MPN/PAD-1 family protein, which translates to MITYKNGTNNIKIFFAENLLSEVREFCIEKDYLETGGILVGMYDPDLQSAIITKVIGPPSDSKHGRTTFVRGTKGVKKTLDILWKEGQYYIGEWHYHPKALPIASSQDIKQMKKISKSILYRCPEPVMLIVGQDNEEFIETFYVSINGSDLIEFIRA; encoded by the coding sequence ATGATAACTTATAAAAATGGGACTAATAATATTAAAATATTTTTTGCAGAGAATTTGCTTTCAGAAGTTAGAGAATTTTGTATTGAAAAAGACTATTTAGAGACTGGTGGGATATTGGTAGGTATGTATGACCCGGATCTTCAATCTGCTATTATAACAAAAGTAATTGGGCCTCCTTCTGATTCAAAACATGGTAGAACTACATTTGTACGTGGAACTAAAGGAGTAAAAAAGACCTTAGATATTCTTTGGAAAGAAGGTCAATACTATATAGGTGAATGGCATTATCACCCGAAGGCATTACCTATAGCTAGTTCACAGGATATCAAACAAATGAAAAAGATTTCAAAAAGTATACTTTATAGATGTCCTGAACCAGTTATGCTGATCGTTGGTCAAGACAACGAAGAATTTATCGAAACATTTTATGTTTCTATAAATGGGAGCGATTTAATTGAATTTATTAGAGCATAA
- a CDS encoding metallophosphoesterase family protein, giving the protein MNDLILHISDLHVSDQSGDLGPANGNTYLTLDRATNTAYIKQFTDKVKDIEYNQLYLLVTGDISNIGEFNEFSEAYHLLDLIMKELQISKEHILLIPGDHDVHRDTIKDAIRRGISEEDRQILKFNNFNEFYHKIKGSNIDCTKSIFDHLVVGDILLLAVNSNYIVQQNGGHGFLPNVEFECELAEFRNNFQNHEIILCLHHNLEGEHEDKKFGQWDETNRRHLSTILERNRVKCVLNGNEHTANSKILADSEGVILSDSGPFSSKGNPRATFKIYEIETSGGSLILQNKVYELRSISSTREGAFGGWGKLNYEDIKKVELENFVLRKAPESQENDSIDFLPENTDQQEIPLEEQSSLLQTETVLDHEAESSISTEEEKKSEIRIYENKVLQDNLYEIVKEKKLFHQGHFHWSETSRAHNWIDIGRLLENFEDLYFAQNTIIDVLEKMELIEQADLIIGLGYEGNMIASKASLKYPQKYTYLPYSYRWLDHNKFENKLNLQNDDKKYKTVILITDVVNDGRTIRKLVGKADREKTFFDNVEKIIVVSLFYTGDQKLNHDILNYERLPKEYQKNDEKINNIEFYSVRQLKIEKCPYGEDYKTECFILRDNLHCVHKFYTEQ; this is encoded by the coding sequence ATGAATGATCTAATTTTACATATTTCAGATCTGCATGTATCAGATCAGAGCGGTGATCTTGGCCCAGCTAACGGAAATACATATTTGACATTAGACAGAGCTACTAACACAGCCTATATCAAACAATTTACAGATAAGGTTAAAGACATAGAATATAACCAATTGTATCTTCTGGTCACTGGCGACATTTCAAATATTGGCGAATTCAATGAGTTTAGTGAAGCATATCATTTGTTGGATTTAATAATGAAAGAACTGCAAATTTCAAAGGAGCACATACTTTTGATACCTGGTGATCATGACGTTCACCGAGATACAATAAAAGATGCGATAAGAAGAGGAATTTCTGAAGAAGATCGTCAAATTTTAAAATTTAACAACTTTAATGAATTTTACCATAAAATAAAAGGCTCAAATATCGATTGCACTAAAAGCATCTTTGATCATCTTGTTGTTGGTGACATTCTTTTACTCGCAGTCAACTCAAATTATATAGTACAACAGAATGGAGGTCATGGCTTCTTGCCGAATGTCGAATTTGAATGTGAATTAGCCGAATTTAGAAATAATTTTCAAAATCATGAAATCATACTTTGTCTACATCATAATTTAGAAGGAGAACACGAGGATAAAAAATTCGGGCAATGGGATGAAACCAATAGAAGACATTTGTCTACCATCCTTGAAAGAAACAGGGTAAAATGTGTTCTTAATGGAAATGAACATACTGCAAATTCAAAAATACTTGCAGACAGCGAAGGTGTTATTTTAAGTGATTCAGGTCCATTTTCCTCAAAAGGTAATCCTCGAGCAACTTTTAAAATATACGAAATAGAAACGTCTGGAGGTAGTCTTATTCTTCAGAACAAAGTTTATGAACTTCGGTCAATAAGCAGCACCCGTGAAGGCGCATTTGGAGGATGGGGAAAACTCAATTATGAAGACATTAAGAAGGTAGAACTGGAAAATTTCGTTTTAAGAAAGGCGCCCGAAAGTCAAGAAAACGATTCAATTGATTTTTTACCAGAAAACACCGATCAACAGGAAATTCCATTAGAGGAACAATCCTCATTGCTCCAAACTGAAACAGTACTTGATCACGAAGCAGAATCCTCTATCTCAACGGAAGAAGAGAAAAAAAGTGAAATTCGAATTTATGAAAACAAAGTATTGCAAGATAACCTGTACGAAATAGTAAAAGAAAAAAAGCTTTTTCACCAAGGCCATTTTCATTGGAGTGAAACATCACGCGCACATAACTGGATCGATATTGGACGACTATTAGAAAACTTTGAAGATTTATATTTTGCACAAAACACTATTATTGATGTCCTTGAAAAAATGGAACTTATCGAGCAGGCAGACCTAATAATAGGGCTTGGATATGAGGGAAATATGATTGCAAGCAAAGCTTCATTAAAATATCCACAAAAATATACGTACTTACCATACTCATATAGATGGCTAGATCACAACAAGTTTGAAAATAAACTTAATCTTCAAAATGATGACAAGAAATATAAAACAGTTATTCTTATAACCGACGTAGTTAACGACGGCCGAACGATACGAAAACTTGTAGGGAAGGCAGATCGGGAAAAAACGTTTTTTGATAATGTTGAAAAAATTATTGTAGTTTCTTTGTTCTATACGGGTGATCAAAAATTGAATCATGACATCTTAAATTATGAACGGCTACCGAAAGAATACCAAAAAAATGATGAAAAAATCAATAACATAGAATTTTATTCTGTTCGGCAGCTTAAAATTGAAAAATGTCCTTACGGTGAAGATTATAAAACCGAATGCTTTATCTTAAGAGATAATTTACATTGTGTCCACAAATTTTATACGGAACAATAA
- a CDS encoding SMODS domain-containing nucleotidyltransferase: MKIDSYFNDFLSNIRLTASQKADLITGHTTLRRRLLADEDLNDIIISTFLQGSYRRSTAIRPLNGKRADVDVIIVTNLDRESVTPEDAIEKFIPFVKKHYDGKYELQGRSIGIELSYVDLDIVITSAPSEVDKAALQSSSVLSSLMLEDFAPTYEWRLSKGWSEPDLQKANVYLSEAVKSEVEWKTSPLWIPDREAEQWDQTHPLEQIRWTRDKNKNTNKHFVNVVKALKWWRTLQLTNLKYPKGYPIEHMIGDRCPDGISSVAEGVSKTLEGIVDAYYMDYILDRTPILCDRGVPEHDVWKRVSVEDFKSFYDSVKEYSNIAKEALEAESLKEQVNKWRQIFGDKFPPYDDDDDDASGKNSITPSGGFTPRKENSDVESGRFA; this comes from the coding sequence ATGAAAATTGATTCTTACTTTAATGATTTTTTGTCAAATATCAGATTGACTGCTTCACAGAAAGCAGATTTAATTACAGGGCATACTACGCTTCGCAGGAGATTGCTAGCCGATGAGGATCTTAATGACATAATAATATCCACATTTTTGCAAGGTAGCTACAGAAGATCAACTGCCATTAGGCCACTAAATGGTAAAAGAGCTGATGTAGATGTGATTATAGTTACAAATCTCGACAGGGAATCTGTAACTCCTGAAGATGCTATTGAAAAGTTTATTCCTTTTGTGAAAAAGCATTATGATGGCAAATATGAATTACAAGGACGGTCCATAGGAATAGAATTGTCTTATGTTGACTTGGATATTGTAATCACCTCAGCACCATCTGAGGTGGATAAAGCTGCCTTACAATCTAGTAGTGTTCTCTCCAGTTTAATGCTTGAAGACTTTGCGCCAACTTACGAATGGAGGCTTTCTAAAGGATGGTCAGAACCAGACCTACAAAAGGCAAATGTTTATTTATCAGAGGCCGTGAAATCAGAAGTAGAGTGGAAAACAAGCCCTTTATGGATACCGGATAGAGAAGCGGAACAATGGGATCAAACGCATCCACTAGAGCAAATTAGATGGACTCGAGATAAAAACAAAAACACCAATAAGCATTTTGTCAATGTTGTAAAGGCATTAAAATGGTGGAGAACATTACAACTTACCAATCTTAAATATCCCAAAGGATATCCTATTGAGCATATGATTGGAGATCGTTGTCCTGATGGCATCTCTTCAGTAGCTGAAGGTGTTTCTAAAACATTAGAAGGAATTGTTGATGCCTACTACATGGATTATATTTTGGATAGGACACCAATACTTTGTGATCGAGGGGTTCCGGAACATGATGTATGGAAGAGAGTTTCTGTTGAAGATTTTAAATCTTTTTACGATTCTGTAAAAGAGTATTCAAACATAGCTAAGGAAGCACTTGAAGCGGAAAGTTTGAAAGAACAGGTAAATAAATGGAGACAAATTTTCGGCGATAAATTTCCACCGTATGACGATGATGACGATGATGCCTCTGGAAAAAATTCGATAACACCTTCAGGAGGGTTCACTCCTAGAAAAGAAAACTCAGATGTTGAATCAGGACGTTTTGCATAA
- a CDS encoding site-specific integrase yields the protein MKLSILFLIRRNRINTKGVCAIECRITLDSQRKPFSTGVFINPNSWNASKQKAFPPNKINNQINTQLSLIKQDINQAFLFLQVQEKDFDVDDIYRQYKGENIKQDKSINEMFNLHISKQEKLIGISTTKVSVAKFYQTQTHVKSFIKHQYKKSDFLMKDMTMAFITEFEFYLKAEKQFKQNTVHKTIQRFKQIVKLAVGLDYLAKDPFLLYKNRKPKKQVVFLSKDELEALEKHQFASERLQQVVDMFIFCCYTGLAYTEMANLKASDIQSGYDNNKWIQIHRQKTKRDYDIPLLSKAEGILDKYRTETQLLPVITNQKFNSYLKEIAEIVGINKTLTHHIARKTFASTILLYNDVPMEIVSELLGHSEIGITQQHYAKVVKRKIGEQMSKLNSKLK from the coding sequence ATGAAACTCTCAATACTATTTTTAATCAGAAGAAACAGAATTAATACAAAAGGAGTCTGTGCAATTGAATGTAGAATCACTTTAGACAGTCAAAGAAAGCCATTCTCAACAGGTGTTTTTATAAACCCAAATTCTTGGAATGCTTCAAAGCAAAAGGCATTTCCTCCTAACAAAATAAATAACCAAATCAATACACAACTCAGCCTGATTAAACAAGACATTAATCAGGCTTTTTTATTCCTTCAAGTTCAGGAAAAGGACTTCGATGTAGATGATATTTACAGACAATACAAAGGAGAAAATATTAAGCAGGATAAGTCCATTAATGAAATGTTTAATTTACATATCTCTAAACAGGAAAAGCTTATAGGTATTTCTACCACTAAAGTATCTGTAGCTAAGTTCTATCAGACACAAACTCATGTAAAGTCTTTCATAAAGCATCAGTACAAAAAATCTGATTTTCTTATGAAAGACATGACTATGGCATTTATTACTGAGTTTGAGTTCTATCTAAAGGCTGAGAAGCAGTTTAAGCAGAATACAGTTCACAAGACCATACAGAGGTTCAAACAGATAGTAAAGTTAGCTGTAGGACTAGATTACTTAGCTAAAGACCCTTTCCTACTCTATAAGAATAGGAAGCCTAAAAAACAAGTGGTATTCTTATCTAAAGATGAATTAGAAGCATTAGAAAAGCATCAGTTTGCTTCTGAAAGATTACAACAAGTAGTTGATATGTTTATTTTCTGTTGCTACACAGGATTAGCTTATACAGAGATGGCAAATCTTAAAGCAAGTGATATTCAATCAGGTTATGATAATAACAAGTGGATTCAGATTCACAGGCAGAAGACTAAGAGAGATTATGATATTCCCTTGTTATCTAAAGCTGAAGGTATTTTAGATAAGTATAGAACAGAGACACAGCTCCTTCCTGTTATTACTAATCAGAAGTTCAATTCTTATCTAAAGGAGATAGCTGAGATTGTAGGTATCAATAAGACTCTTACACATCATATAGCCAGAAAAACCTTTGCATCCACTATTCTACTTTATAATGATGTCCCTATGGAGATAGTATCTGAGCTACTAGGTCATTCTGAGATTGGAATTACTCAACAGCATTATGCTAAGGTGGTTAAAAGGAAGATTGGTGAGCAGATGAGTAAGTTAAATTCTAAGCTTAAATAG